GGTGACTAATTGTAATGATTGTTGGCTAATACCATTGGCATCATATACATCTAGGTCTGTGCCCCAGTGGTGTCTTGACGCCCCAGGTAATGCAGACCATATCAAAATAGTATCAATCAGTTGTTGTGGTGAAAGACTATTGAATACCACAGGGGTTGAGGTGTTATCTAGCAACGGCCGTTGACCATTGGCTTTGGCATTCCAAATGTTCAATTGACGATCAAACGGCCGATATGCCGAGCATATCTGGACATCAAATCCAGCTATTGATGCCGCGACCTGCAGCTGTTTAAATGCAGTTGCAGTTCGCTGCTCCAGTAAATACTGCCCAATAGAGACCAAATGATGATCGCCTAAACCGTATAGCTTAGCGTGTTCGCTAGGGATATCGATTAAAGGCGATTGGGGCTTTATTTGCACAAGAGTTTTTCCAAAATACGCTCATAGCAATTGGCTAATATCTCTAAGTCAGCCACGTTGACACACTCGTTAACTTTATGAATAGTGGCGTTTACTGGGCCTAGCTCCAGCACTTGGGCGCCAGTTGGTGCAATAAAGCGTCCATCTGAAGTACCACCAGAGGTTTGTGGATCGGTTTCATAACCAGTCACTTCTCGAATGGCTTCGCGTGTGGCGTCAAGCAGTGGGCCATCTCCGGTTAGAAATGGTAGGCCATTAAAAATCCAATTGATATCATAATCTAAGCCATGGGCATCAAGAATACTTACCACTCGTTGGATCAGCTCTTCTGCAGTGACTTCTGTGGAGTAACGGAAGTTAAACATGACTTGTAAATCGCCTGGGATCACATTTGACGCACCCGTACCCCCATTAATGTTAGCAATTTGGAAACTGGTTGGAGGGAAAAATTCATTACCACTGTCCCAATGCATTTGCGCCAGTTCTGTTAGTGCAGGAACCGCCTTATGAATTGGGTTGTCTGCAAGGTGAGGGTAAGCGACATGACCTTGAATACCATTAACGGTCAAATTACCGGTTAAGCTTCCACGGCGGCCATTTTTAACCACATCACCTAACTTATGGGTAGAAGAGGGTTCGCCAACTAACGCCCAAGTCATTTTTTCATTACGAGCTTCAAGGGTATCAATCACGCGGGTGGTACCATTGATAAACGGACCTTCTTCGTCACTGGTAATTAAATACGCTATAGAACCATGATGGTCGGGATGCTTAGCAATAAAGCGTTCAGTTGCGACAATCATTGCAGCTAACGAGCCTTTCATGTCTGCCGCGCCGCGGCCATGTAAATAGTTATCTATGATGGTCGGCTCAAACGGAGGAGTATGCCAGCGGTTCAGGTCGCCAGTGGGGACGACATCGGTATGGCCAGCAAAGCAAAATACAGGATCGCTGTTTCCTCGTCTTGCCCACATGTTAGTGGTGTCTTCAAAGACCATAGGTTCAATATTAAAACCAATGGCAGCAAGACGCTTGGCCATCAGGGTTTGGCAACCTTCATCCAGTGGTGTTACCGAGGGACGTGAAATCAGATCTTTTGCTAATTCAACTACATCGTTATTCATTATGCAAACCACGCTTGGTATTCTGCGACGTTAAAGCCAATCAGTATTTTATCATCATTAACTAACACAGGGCGCTTTACCAACGTTGGATATTGCACCATTAAGGCGATGGCTTTGTCTTGGCAAATATCCGTTTTTTCGGCGTCAGTTAACCCACGAAAACTGGTGCTGCGCTTATTAAATAGCGTTTCCCAACCCGCAATATTAGCCAACTGTGCAACGGTTGTTTCACTCAGGCCATCTTCACGAAAATCGTGAAACGTGTAATCAATCTTTTCGGCTTCAAGCCATTTGCGCGCCTTACGAACTGTATCGCAATTTTTTATGCCATATAAAGTCAAAAGAATACTCCATTAATGTCTATTGGGTTGTGACGTTAAGCTTTAGCTCTCAAAATGAGCTTTGAAGACAGCCTAGTGCAAACTGGATATTAGCAACATTGTGGCATTGTGGGGCGGCTTGAACAAGCCGAAGAAGCTGTTTTGAAAAGATTTCATAATATGCAACCTACGATCGCTTAAGGTGAAGGTTGCATATTATTGTGGCGCGAATGTTTACGACAACTATTGAACAGGGCTGTTAAATAGAACGAGCCAATTTGATGTTACATTTGTACGGTAAAAATAATATCTTTACCAGCAACTA
The Shewanella vesiculosa DNA segment above includes these coding regions:
- a CDS encoding M15 family metallopeptidase, producing MQIKPQSPLIDIPSEHAKLYGLGDHHLVSIGQYLLEQRTATAFKQLQVAASIAGFDVQICSAYRPFDRQLNIWNAKANGQRPLLDNTSTPVVFNSLSPQQLIDTILIWSALPGASRHHWGTDLDVYDANGISQQSLQLVTAEYTNDGPCAPLHRWLKLHAGEFGFYFPYQANLSGVSPEPWHMSYYPVANELLVEFSALELAKVLSAAEISLKLPLLERLTELVDHYVFFVAPSPT
- a CDS encoding ArsC family reductase, whose translation is MTLYGIKNCDTVRKARKWLEAEKIDYTFHDFREDGLSETTVAQLANIAGWETLFNKRSTSFRGLTDAEKTDICQDKAIALMVQYPTLVKRPVLVNDDKILIGFNVAEYQAWFA
- the dapE gene encoding succinyl-diaminopimelate desuccinylase, giving the protein MNNDVVELAKDLISRPSVTPLDEGCQTLMAKRLAAIGFNIEPMVFEDTTNMWARRGNSDPVFCFAGHTDVVPTGDLNRWHTPPFEPTIIDNYLHGRGAADMKGSLAAMIVATERFIAKHPDHHGSIAYLITSDEEGPFINGTTRVIDTLEARNEKMTWALVGEPSSTHKLGDVVKNGRRGSLTGNLTVNGIQGHVAYPHLADNPIHKAVPALTELAQMHWDSGNEFFPPTSFQIANINGGTGASNVIPGDLQVMFNFRYSTEVTAEELIQRVVSILDAHGLDYDINWIFNGLPFLTGDGPLLDATREAIREVTGYETDPQTSGGTSDGRFIAPTGAQVLELGPVNATIHKVNECVNVADLEILANCYERILEKLLCK